A single region of the Gracilibacillus caseinilyticus genome encodes:
- a CDS encoding GIY-YIG nuclease family protein, with protein MDRKKELKQQYKDSPIDGGIYQVKNTINQKIMIVSTQDFKTMNGLKFMLNTNSYMPNKLLQQEWNEYGMDAFTINILERLDKEDRPFFTVKEELAKLEEKWLEKLQPYGDKGYHK; from the coding sequence ATGGATCGCAAAAAAGAGTTAAAACAACAATATAAAGATTCACCGATTGACGGAGGTATTTATCAAGTTAAAAATACGATAAACCAAAAAATAATGATTGTCAGCACACAGGATTTCAAAACAATGAACGGACTGAAATTCATGCTGAATACAAATTCCTATATGCCCAACAAATTGCTTCAACAGGAATGGAATGAATATGGCATGGACGCTTTTACAATTAATATTTTGGAAAGATTAGACAAAGAGGATCGTCCGTTTTTTACCGTAAAAGAGGAATTGGCCAAACTAGAAGAAAAATGGTTAGAGAAGCTTCAACCTTATGGAGACAAAGGTTACCACAAGTAA
- a CDS encoding FecCD family ABC transporter permease gives MQQLRLKMPIIFITVAPVTILLSLVLSIIFGSKAIAADVIWDAVFHFDPSNVDHQIIRYSRIPRAIGALLIGCFLAVSGSIMQGMTRNYLASPSIMGISDGSVLMITCCMIFFPGLPNLTMVLFSLAGSAFAAVVVYLLASSIPDGMKPVKMAILGTIIGTFLSSIATALATYFQTSQDISFWYNARLHQINPDLLKTILPFVIVGLIIAFGISKQMTVMSLGRDVAVGLGQKDLLVKSLAILSVVLLTGCAVALAGNIGFVGLIIPHISRFLIGVEYSWTIPFAGLLGGVFLVFADIGSRFMNYPFETPISVVTAAIGVPFFLYLIKKRGGTSHAGAK, from the coding sequence ATGCAACAGTTACGATTAAAAATGCCAATCATTTTCATAACAGTAGCTCCCGTTACCATTTTACTAAGTTTGGTCCTTTCGATCATTTTTGGTTCAAAAGCGATTGCGGCAGATGTCATATGGGATGCCGTCTTTCATTTTGACCCATCAAATGTCGACCATCAAATCATTCGCTACTCGCGGATTCCAAGAGCAATCGGTGCGTTATTAATTGGGTGTTTTTTAGCGGTATCAGGCTCTATTATGCAGGGGATGACAAGAAATTATCTTGCATCTCCTTCTATTATGGGGATTTCTGATGGTTCTGTCTTGATGATTACATGCTGTATGATCTTTTTTCCGGGATTACCGAATTTGACGATGGTGTTGTTTTCATTAGCGGGGTCAGCGTTTGCTGCTGTGGTCGTCTATTTATTGGCATCTTCTATTCCTGACGGGATGAAGCCGGTGAAAATGGCGATCCTTGGAACGATAATAGGTACCTTTCTGAGCAGTATTGCGACAGCACTTGCTACCTACTTTCAAACGTCTCAAGATATTAGTTTTTGGTATAATGCACGACTCCATCAAATTAATCCGGATTTATTAAAAACGATTCTTCCTTTTGTCATTGTAGGTTTGATTATTGCGTTTGGTATTTCAAAGCAAATGACAGTGATGTCTTTAGGACGTGATGTGGCAGTAGGGCTAGGTCAAAAAGATCTCCTGGTGAAATCACTTGCGATATTGTCTGTCGTATTATTAACGGGCTGTGCAGTGGCATTGGCGGGGAATATTGGTTTTGTCGGATTGATTATTCCGCATATTAGTCGTTTCTTAATAGGGGTGGAATATAGCTGGACGATTCCATTTGCCGGTTTACTTGGTGGAGTTTTTCTCGTGTTCGCTGATATTGGCAGCCGATTTATGAACTATCCGTTCGAAACGCCGATTAGTGTAGTGACAGCAGCAATTGGTGTTCCTTTTTTCCTCTATCTGATTAAGAAGAGAGGAGGGACATCCCATGCAGGCGCGAAATAG
- a CDS encoding DUF4317 domain-containing protein, which produces MNKKDIADIRKQFKIDNDLMKIHNIFNVYIMKESSDIYHQQSQAFELLDQDEQELFMTNFKKVLTGQPDEKLFELKFQSDVDNPTQLILHKGLLTAESEDWQSQMLEIVEKMLQDRQYEMDIVVTFIRGEYFKPMKRRSEESEDSDRDSVYSHSFILCSINKTQDPKKELHFDYIEKQFKYNVVVDPVINLNAPIGGFLFPCFTDNAADVNHILYAAGKANEPDEAFVEEVLNAEETMTAKEDKIVFEEVVRDAIGHQLNSSTLANVYEEIHRMTEEEEEETPTLDYRDVERVLKSSGVEDVDTEKMETAFKNVIDNTGYELKARNIVPKYSSKSIKINTKVANIAVSPEDLRHVRQVQFDGRRYLMIEVEEDTVIDGFTMIPEAFK; this is translated from the coding sequence ATGAACAAGAAAGATATAGCTGATATTCGCAAGCAATTTAAAATAGATAATGATTTGATGAAGATTCATAACATTTTTAACGTCTACATCATGAAAGAATCCAGTGATATATATCATCAGCAAAGCCAGGCATTCGAATTGCTCGATCAGGATGAACAGGAGTTGTTTATGACCAATTTCAAAAAAGTACTAACCGGGCAACCTGACGAAAAGTTATTCGAGTTAAAATTTCAATCCGATGTCGATAATCCTACTCAGCTGATTTTACATAAAGGTTTGCTGACAGCGGAAAGTGAAGACTGGCAATCACAAATGCTCGAAATCGTAGAGAAAATGCTGCAAGACAGACAATACGAAATGGATATTGTCGTCACATTTATCCGCGGTGAGTATTTCAAACCGATGAAACGCCGTAGTGAAGAGTCAGAAGACAGCGACCGAGACTCGGTGTATTCTCATTCGTTTATTTTATGCAGTATCAACAAGACACAAGACCCGAAAAAAGAACTTCATTTCGACTATATCGAAAAGCAATTTAAATATAATGTGGTAGTCGATCCCGTTATTAATTTAAATGCTCCGATTGGCGGATTCTTATTTCCTTGTTTTACTGATAACGCAGCAGATGTGAATCACATTCTCTATGCGGCAGGAAAAGCTAATGAGCCAGATGAAGCTTTTGTTGAGGAAGTATTAAATGCGGAGGAAACCATGACCGCCAAAGAGGATAAAATCGTCTTTGAGGAAGTTGTCCGTGATGCGATTGGTCATCAGCTCAACTCTTCCACTTTGGCCAATGTCTATGAGGAAATTCATCGTATGACAGAAGAGGAAGAGGAAGAAACACCAACACTCGACTACAGAGACGTCGAGCGTGTTTTGAAATCAAGTGGTGTCGAAGATGTCGATACTGAAAAAATGGAAACAGCATTCAAGAATGTCATCGACAACACTGGCTATGAGTTAAAAGCACGTAATATCGTGCCAAAATATTCATCTAAATCAATCAAGATCAACACAAAAGTTGCGAATATTGCCGTGAGCCCAGAAGACCTCCGCCATGTGAGACAAGTTCAATTTGACGGCAGACGATACTTGATGATCGAAGTCGAAGAAGATACCGTGATTGATGGCTTCACAATGATTCCGGAAGCTTTTAAATAA
- a CDS encoding FecCD family ABC transporter permease, with translation MQARNRRKRFLQVLSALLVLLFISGYLSLTYGEFSMTVSEVFKTLLLLDQSREHSIVIFSFRLPRIIIGMFVGLGLGVAGAIIQALTRNELADPGILGINAGAGLAIVIYMFLASEFALGSELVSTFTMPLFGLIGGMASALFIYAFSWNNGRLDSNRLLLVGIAIGSGLGAITLYISLKMDPQDFEAATMWMTGSIWSANWQKIVSIIPWFVILLPFILIRASHLDLFYLGEDTAKNVGLSTEWEKSIWLLASIGLISACVSVSGSIGFIGLLAPHIARRLIGLYHKMVIVISGLIGMVLVTLSDFIAKSIFAPVELPVGVVISIIGIPYFIYLLRRKSTK, from the coding sequence ATGCAGGCGCGAAATAGACGAAAAAGATTTCTGCAAGTTCTTTCAGCATTATTGGTGCTGTTGTTTATAAGTGGCTACCTGAGCTTAACTTATGGTGAGTTCTCGATGACCGTATCAGAGGTGTTCAAGACGTTGTTGTTATTAGATCAAAGTCGCGAGCATAGTATCGTTATTTTCAGTTTTCGTTTACCAAGGATTATTATTGGCATGTTCGTCGGTCTGGGCCTAGGAGTAGCGGGTGCGATTATTCAGGCACTGACTCGTAATGAACTGGCAGATCCGGGTATATTAGGGATCAATGCAGGTGCTGGATTAGCAATCGTCATCTATATGTTCCTGGCAAGCGAATTTGCATTGGGTTCAGAGCTGGTCTCTACGTTTACCATGCCGCTATTCGGTTTGATTGGTGGAATGGCATCAGCGCTGTTTATCTATGCTTTCTCTTGGAATAATGGGCGGCTCGATTCTAATCGCTTATTATTGGTTGGGATAGCGATAGGATCAGGTCTGGGTGCCATCACTTTGTATATTTCTCTGAAAATGGACCCGCAGGATTTTGAAGCAGCGACGATGTGGATGACAGGATCGATCTGGAGTGCAAACTGGCAGAAAATTGTCTCTATTATTCCGTGGTTTGTCATCCTTTTACCTTTTATTTTAATTCGGGCATCACACTTGGATTTGTTTTATTTAGGAGAAGACACAGCGAAGAATGTAGGCTTGTCTACAGAGTGGGAGAAGAGCATCTGGCTGTTAGCAAGTATCGGCTTAATAAGTGCTTGTGTGTCGGTATCTGGCAGTATTGGTTTTATCGGCTTACTTGCTCCGCATATCGCAAGGCGGTTAATCGGACTTTATCACAAAATGGTCATCGTTATTTCAGGATTAATTGGTATGGTATTGGTGACGCTGTCTGATTTTATTGCCAAATCTATTTTTGCACCAGTTGAATTACCAGTTGGTGTTGTCATTTCCATTATTGGGATCCCATATTTTATTTATTTATTACGAAGAAAATCAACGAAATAG
- a CDS encoding alpha/beta hydrolase, with protein MHVTIPNTQRFNVEADYRNRSFQIDVYQPNLPVPDEGFPVIYLLDGNSTFSTVVDAVRLQSRRPERTEVHPAVVVAIGYPTEEPFATERFYDYTLTEPDFDVTKKWGDRELPAHGGAEEFLAFIENDLKPLIESKYSINKQKQTIFGHSLGGLFVLHTLFTNSQAFQTYIAGSPSIHWNQTAILKEREQFINTKPKLDKTVSLLVAAGEMEGNHASYMLDNAKQLTEELKAVPNLEAAFQIYDNENHISVLPRLINQSLKIALK; from the coding sequence ATGCATGTAACGATTCCAAATACACAACGATTCAACGTAGAGGCAGATTATCGTAATCGATCATTTCAAATCGATGTCTATCAACCTAATTTGCCTGTTCCAGATGAAGGATTCCCTGTGATTTATTTGTTAGACGGGAATTCTACTTTCTCAACGGTGGTTGATGCAGTCCGTTTGCAATCGAGAAGACCGGAGCGAACAGAAGTCCATCCAGCAGTTGTAGTCGCAATTGGTTATCCAACAGAGGAGCCTTTTGCAACAGAACGTTTCTATGATTATACCCTTACGGAACCGGATTTCGATGTAACAAAGAAATGGGGGGATCGGGAACTCCCAGCCCATGGCGGAGCAGAAGAATTTCTAGCGTTTATTGAGAATGACTTAAAGCCGTTGATTGAAAGTAAGTACAGCATCAATAAACAGAAACAGACAATATTTGGTCACTCGTTAGGTGGTTTGTTTGTGTTACATACTTTATTTACAAATAGTCAGGCGTTTCAAACGTATATTGCAGGCAGTCCATCTATTCATTGGAATCAAACGGCTATTCTAAAGGAAAGAGAACAGTTTATAAATACGAAGCCTAAGCTGGATAAAACGGTGTCATTACTAGTCGCAGCTGGAGAAATGGAAGGTAATCATGCCTCGTATATGCTGGATAACGCTAAACAGCTGACAGAAGAACTAAAGGCAGTGCCGAATTTAGAAGCAGCATTTCAAATATATGATAATGAAAACCATATTTCTGTTCTGCCTCGTTTAATTAACCAGTCGCTAAAAATTGCTTTGAAATAG
- a CDS encoding DUF2087 domain-containing protein gives MQISEQFWQASIQELKKGYIEEQDHFTCLLCGTHIEKGVIYPHHDLLYDAKKYMRIHIEQSHQSVFDYLLKMDRKLTGITEHQKRLLQLFYLGKNDKEIQTELEIGSSSTIRHHRFALKEKERQARNFLAMMELLREKDQHSPQFAPVHPTATMVDDRYNVTKAEKIKIIDKFFPEGVANGLHNFPPKEKQRMIILGEIAKQLDTDYRYSENEFNESLKQYYHDYVKIRRYLIEYGFISRKPDGSEYWLTKDTKE, from the coding sequence ATGCAAATATCAGAGCAATTTTGGCAAGCATCGATCCAGGAATTAAAAAAAGGCTATATAGAAGAGCAGGATCACTTCACCTGTCTTCTCTGCGGTACACATATCGAAAAAGGTGTTATCTATCCGCATCATGATTTGTTATATGATGCGAAAAAGTATATGAGAATCCATATTGAGCAATCTCATCAATCCGTCTTTGATTATTTGCTAAAAATGGATCGCAAATTAACCGGAATCACGGAGCACCAGAAACGCTTGCTACAACTATTCTACCTCGGAAAAAATGATAAAGAAATACAAACGGAGCTAGAGATCGGCAGTTCTTCCACGATTCGCCATCACCGTTTTGCATTAAAAGAAAAAGAAAGACAGGCAAGAAATTTCTTAGCCATGATGGAGTTACTAAGGGAAAAAGATCAGCATTCACCACAATTTGCACCGGTTCATCCGACAGCGACAATGGTTGATGACCGATATAATGTGACAAAGGCGGAAAAAATAAAAATAATCGATAAGTTTTTTCCAGAAGGTGTGGCAAATGGATTGCATAACTTCCCTCCAAAAGAAAAACAACGAATGATTATTCTGGGTGAGATTGCAAAGCAGCTTGATACAGATTACCGTTATTCAGAAAATGAGTTTAATGAATCGCTAAAACAATACTACCATGATTATGTAAAGATCAGAAGGTATCTAATAGAGTACGGCTTTATCAGTCGCAAACCGGACGGAAGTGAATACTGGTTAACTAAGGATACTAAGGAGTGA
- a CDS encoding ABC transporter substrate-binding protein produces the protein MLKQRWIYIILLVSLVAVLAACQQSETEDASAEDQTETETDQSQEEETDAESETRTISYLGEEYEVPQDPTIVIAGALEAMEDALLLGVEPIGAISVGGEFPEMFSDIVGDAESIGEKRQPNIEKILELNPDVILSTTKFPEDTAAKLEEITTVIPVSHISTNWKENLQMLGEVTGKQEQAEQILADYQAQLTEVKDQMSEDVTNQIVVAVRIRSGNIMIYSQDTSFNSVLYEDLGLKLPSVIEQAEAQEAISLEKFSELNPDHIFVQYAESENADNPTALSDLEENPIWQSLQAVQNDKVYVNAVDPLAQGGTAWSKQQFLDAFQNNVLAE, from the coding sequence ATGTTGAAACAAAGATGGATTTATATTATTTTACTAGTTTCACTAGTTGCCGTGCTTGCTGCTTGTCAACAGAGCGAAACGGAAGATGCTAGTGCAGAGGATCAGACGGAGACTGAAACAGATCAAAGTCAAGAGGAAGAAACAGATGCGGAATCAGAAACTCGGACTATTTCTTATTTAGGAGAAGAGTATGAAGTGCCGCAGGATCCTACCATTGTTATTGCAGGAGCTTTAGAGGCAATGGAGGATGCGTTGTTGTTAGGTGTAGAGCCAATTGGTGCGATTTCTGTCGGTGGGGAATTTCCTGAAATGTTTAGTGATATTGTCGGAGATGCGGAATCAATTGGTGAGAAAAGACAGCCAAATATTGAAAAAATACTAGAATTGAATCCAGATGTTATATTAAGTACAACGAAATTCCCGGAAGACACAGCTGCGAAATTGGAAGAGATTACAACTGTGATTCCAGTATCGCATATCTCTACAAATTGGAAAGAGAATCTTCAAATGTTGGGAGAAGTTACTGGAAAACAGGAACAGGCAGAACAAATTCTAGCAGATTATCAAGCGCAGTTAACAGAAGTGAAAGATCAAATGTCAGAAGACGTAACGAATCAGATCGTTGTAGCAGTGCGTATCAGATCTGGTAATATAATGATTTATTCACAAGATACTTCCTTTAACTCTGTTTTATACGAGGATTTAGGTTTGAAATTACCGAGCGTAATTGAACAGGCTGAAGCACAAGAAGCAATTTCGTTAGAGAAATTCAGTGAACTGAATCCAGATCATATTTTTGTACAATATGCAGAATCAGAAAATGCAGACAATCCGACTGCGTTATCTGATTTAGAAGAAAATCCTATCTGGCAAAGCTTGCAAGCTGTCCAAAATGATAAAGTCTACGTTAATGCGGTTGATCCATTAGCGCAGGGTGGTACAGCTTGGAGTAAACAACAATTCTTAGATGCATTTCAGAATAATGTCTTAGCGGAATAA
- a CDS encoding gamma-glutamylcyclotransferase family protein: MSEKMVFVYGTLRKHQSNASFIKSTALVASQTWTLGRLYDVGVGYPAMVKDPEQKVYGELYKVDHNTLREMDLLEGYHGQGLDNLYERGQQTIYMDIGEVEACVYTFREEQTTGLREIKSGDWKVDQLLSKTPLYYFAYGSCMDQERMVDHHVAKYFTDIVGGGSLQSYQLAFTISVGDGGRADIIEGDGMAEGKVYRIGVEALAYLIEREGVEEGKYRPTFVDVEVNGDILRDVLTFVVADKQPETAPPEHYAKEIIRGGKACLSTYYLQKLEKEWKEKFAIDIRRWL, translated from the coding sequence ATGTCGGAAAAAATGGTCTTCGTCTATGGAACGTTAAGAAAACATCAATCCAATGCATCTTTTATCAAGAGCACTGCTTTAGTAGCTTCACAAACCTGGACATTAGGCAGGTTATATGATGTTGGGGTTGGCTACCCTGCAATGGTGAAGGACCCGGAACAAAAGGTATATGGGGAACTATATAAGGTGGATCATAATACGCTACGTGAAATGGATCTGCTTGAAGGCTATCACGGACAAGGGCTTGATAATCTATATGAACGGGGGCAACAAACCATTTATATGGATATTGGCGAAGTAGAAGCCTGTGTGTATACCTTTCGTGAGGAGCAAACAACCGGGTTGCGTGAAATAAAAAGTGGTGATTGGAAGGTTGATCAACTGTTATCAAAGACTCCGCTTTATTATTTTGCCTATGGTTCTTGTATGGATCAGGAGCGAATGGTGGATCATCATGTTGCCAAGTATTTCACAGATATAGTAGGCGGGGGAAGTTTACAGTCGTACCAATTAGCTTTTACCATATCTGTCGGTGATGGAGGGAGAGCAGATATTATCGAAGGTGATGGAATGGCAGAAGGAAAAGTGTATCGGATTGGTGTCGAAGCTCTTGCGTATTTGATTGAGCGTGAAGGAGTGGAGGAGGGAAAATATCGTCCGACTTTTGTTGACGTTGAAGTGAATGGCGACATTTTGCGTGATGTCTTGACATTTGTAGTAGCAGACAAACAACCGGAAACCGCACCACCTGAGCATTATGCAAAAGAAATTATTCGAGGAGGGAAAGCTTGTCTCAGCACCTATTATCTGCAAAAACTCGAAAAGGAATGGAAAGAGAAATTTGCGATCGATATCAGAAGATGGCTGTAG
- a CDS encoding glycosyl hydrolase 53 family protein, with translation MLKRLRLSLMIVLLCLTAIPFFSVDHTEAAAQNYLSNIGFESDFLSEDSRWNIEYSDQEMVDAPHFAYQDDEWIEKDKGSYAFKYWIKDSSTAKQSITLSQTIDSLPAGDYQLSVRSMGGVDDEAGQVKLFVGENKAEAVATTGYNNWETVTYEFNVEDYSTNVTVGAEVSGKPNAYGYLDSFQLTSIDTEAEEPVDADIFVEKVEGMSEDFIKGVDVSSIISLENSGVDFYNEAGEKQDIFQTMADAGVNYVRVRVWNDPYDSDGNGYGGGNNDLEKAVEIGKRATANGMKLLVDFHYSDFWADPAKQQAPKVWSSLNLEEKKTALHDYTKNSLQAIIDAGVDVGMVQIGNETNNGIAGEKDWANMAQLFDAGSQAVREINSEILVALHFTNPEKGTYQGYAKTLADNQVDYDVFASSYYPFWHGTLENLTTQLKNVADTFDKKVMVAETSYTYTEVDGDGHENTAPKDSGQTINYPVSVQGQATAVRDVFQAVADVGEAGIGVFYWEPAWIPVGNPDDINLQQNQQLWEQYGSGWATSNAAEYDPEDAGQWYGGSAVDNQALFDFDGHPLASLNLFNYIDTGAVAPLEIDQIQEVALTVTLGEKVVLPETVTATYNDGSEQAVAVTWNENQVNDAVASGEGTYQIDGETTDGSTVKATLTIAPKNFVVNPGFENSDTTMWNITFPDGVDAHAEVKQNKSNAKSGEYSLDFWNDQPVDFGVSQTITGLETGYYQLSMFIQGGEADGAAMELYAETSNQSYAAETFVDGWVNWQQPVIDQILVTDGEVTIGVQVQAPENAWGTLDDFYLKRVGDYEEDPDPEPEDPDTTPEVDPDPDENKPDMSVLQEVGDQVYLMERGTRDISVKQEVIDQLSDEATLIFAWQGIRVEIPVSILKGKGDISFQFGGVTDAVEHKHEDRLSDLIDFTLKANGETIDFEQAINVTFSIDGDRVKDWEHVIVNYIDENGDVQEQLTPTSYNADTGEVTAAVKHFSIYGVFEETVEDESEPLTDKTNQLPDTATTQYHYIVAGILFLMLGSTSLWYIRKKTYQ, from the coding sequence ATGTTGAAACGATTACGGTTATCCTTAATGATAGTATTGCTTTGCTTGACCGCGATCCCGTTTTTTTCTGTGGATCATACAGAAGCGGCAGCACAAAACTATCTATCTAACATCGGATTTGAAAGCGATTTCCTTTCAGAGGATTCCAGGTGGAACATCGAATATTCTGATCAGGAAATGGTAGATGCACCTCACTTTGCTTATCAGGATGATGAATGGATCGAGAAGGACAAGGGTAGTTATGCATTTAAATATTGGATCAAAGACTCATCAACTGCTAAGCAATCCATCACACTCTCTCAAACGATCGATTCTCTTCCTGCAGGTGACTATCAGTTATCTGTGCGATCGATGGGAGGGGTGGATGATGAAGCAGGACAGGTGAAGTTATTCGTAGGTGAAAATAAAGCAGAGGCAGTAGCGACAACGGGCTATAATAATTGGGAAACCGTTACATACGAATTTAACGTGGAAGATTATTCTACCAATGTTACAGTCGGGGCAGAAGTTTCAGGTAAACCTAATGCATATGGCTACCTGGACAGTTTCCAGCTAACATCAATAGATACAGAAGCAGAAGAACCTGTTGATGCAGACATTTTTGTAGAAAAAGTAGAGGGAATGTCTGAAGATTTTATTAAAGGTGTAGATGTTTCAAGCATCATTTCGTTGGAGAATAGCGGAGTGGATTTCTATAATGAAGCAGGAGAAAAACAAGATATTTTTCAAACGATGGCTGATGCTGGTGTGAATTATGTGCGCGTCCGCGTATGGAATGATCCGTATGATAGTGACGGTAATGGCTATGGTGGCGGAAATAATGATCTGGAAAAAGCAGTAGAAATCGGAAAGCGTGCAACTGCGAATGGAATGAAGCTGCTGGTTGACTTCCATTACTCTGATTTCTGGGCAGATCCGGCCAAACAACAAGCACCAAAGGTCTGGTCCTCTTTAAATTTGGAAGAGAAGAAAACAGCATTGCATGATTATACGAAAAACAGTCTGCAGGCGATCATTGATGCAGGCGTTGATGTCGGGATGGTGCAAATCGGTAACGAAACCAATAATGGTATAGCTGGTGAAAAGGACTGGGCGAACATGGCCCAATTGTTTGATGCCGGCAGCCAAGCGGTTCGTGAGATCAACAGCGAAATTTTAGTTGCCTTGCATTTTACCAATCCGGAAAAAGGTACGTATCAAGGCTATGCAAAGACATTAGCGGATAATCAAGTTGATTATGATGTATTTGCCAGCTCGTATTATCCATTCTGGCATGGTACATTAGAGAATTTAACGACTCAATTAAAAAATGTGGCAGACACATTTGATAAAAAAGTAATGGTAGCAGAAACTTCTTATACGTATACAGAAGTGGATGGGGATGGACACGAGAATACTGCGCCGAAGGACTCCGGCCAAACGATAAACTATCCGGTCTCGGTACAAGGACAAGCTACTGCAGTTCGAGATGTGTTTCAGGCTGTTGCCGACGTTGGTGAGGCAGGTATTGGTGTATTTTACTGGGAGCCTGCTTGGATTCCGGTTGGCAACCCAGACGATATAAATTTACAACAGAACCAGCAGTTATGGGAGCAATATGGATCAGGCTGGGCGACAAGCAATGCAGCGGAATATGATCCTGAGGACGCTGGTCAGTGGTACGGTGGAAGCGCGGTGGATAATCAAGCGCTGTTTGATTTTGATGGACATCCATTAGCCTCGCTAAATTTATTCAATTATATCGATACGGGCGCTGTGGCACCTTTAGAAATCGATCAGATTCAGGAAGTAGCGTTAACGGTAACTTTAGGTGAAAAGGTTGTATTGCCTGAAACGGTCACTGCTACCTATAACGATGGCAGTGAACAGGCAGTAGCCGTAACGTGGAACGAAAACCAAGTAAACGATGCGGTTGCGTCAGGGGAAGGTACGTATCAGATTGACGGGGAAACAACGGATGGAAGCACGGTGAAGGCAACGTTGACTATCGCGCCGAAAAATTTTGTCGTCAATCCTGGCTTTGAAAATAGCGATACGACTATGTGGAATATAACTTTTCCAGACGGAGTAGATGCACATGCGGAGGTCAAACAAAATAAATCGAACGCTAAATCAGGGGAATATTCCTTGGACTTCTGGAATGATCAGCCTGTGGATTTCGGCGTATCACAGACGATTACAGGATTAGAAACGGGTTATTATCAATTGTCGATGTTCATTCAAGGTGGTGAAGCAGACGGTGCTGCCATGGAATTATATGCGGAAACGTCGAATCAATCTTATGCAGCAGAAACGTTCGTCGATGGCTGGGTGAACTGGCAGCAGCCGGTGATTGATCAAATTTTAGTTACTGATGGCGAGGTTACAATTGGTGTGCAGGTTCAGGCACCAGAGAATGCCTGGGGAACATTGGATGATTTTTATCTGAAGCGGGTAGGCGATTATGAGGAAGATCCTGATCCAGAACCAGAAGATCCAGATACAACACCTGAAGTAGATCCAGATCCGGATGAAAACAAGCCGGATATGTCAGTCTTGCAAGAAGTAGGAGATCAAGTCTATTTGATGGAGAGAGGTACGCGTGACATTTCGGTCAAGCAGGAAGTGATCGATCAGTTGTCAGATGAAGCAACCCTTATTTTTGCCTGGCAGGGCATTCGTGTGGAGATACCTGTCTCTATCTTGAAAGGTAAAGGAGATATCTCTTTCCAATTCGGAGGGGTAACAGACGCTGTTGAACATAAGCATGAGGATAGATTAAGTGATTTGATTGATTTTACTTTGAAGGCAAATGGTGAAACGATTGATTTTGAACAAGCCATTAACGTTACCTTTTCGATTGATGGCGATCGTGTGAAAGATTGGGAGCATGTCATCGTCAATTATATCGATGAGAATGGAGACGTCCAGGAGCAATTAACGCCAACTTCTTATAATGCCGATACAGGAGAAGTGACGGCAGCAGTAAAACATTTCAGTATATACGGAGTTTTCGAAGAAACTGTTGAGGATGAATCAGAACCGCTAACAGATAAAACAAATCAGTTACCAGATACAGCGACTACTCAATATCATTATATTGTTGCAGGTATTCTCTTTCTTATGCTCGGGTCTACCTCCTTATGGTATATAAGAAAGAAAACATACCAGTAA